GGGGACTTAGTAATGTTATATATTGCTGGTCGCTATAGCTTGCGGTGAGCGAGATGCTATCAAGCGGAAACTCCTTCTCCCTCGTTGTAATTTTGCAGTTGGTGAGAAAGGCATTTCCGCTGATCTGTTCTGGCGCAATGGTACTGAAATCTGCAACGAAGTTCCCTTTCAGCGACATTGGCTCTGAATACCAGTGGGTGGCAAACAGGTCTGCTTTGGCCAGGTCCATGTTTACTTTAAGGTTCCTGATGGTACTGTCGGGCAGCTGGCCGCTGATATCAAAGTTGGCGTTGATGCTGGTATCTGCGCTTTCTCCCTGTACATGAAAATCTCCTCTGTTAATGCCGGCAATGATGTTTACATCATGGTAGGTGTAGGCATTATAATGTGCTTCATCCAGCTGTACGGCAGCTTTAGCTGTCATCTGTTTTAGCGTATACCCCTGACCGTTAGCCATCAGTTTTCCGGCCACCCAGCCAAGCGTAGTATCATACAGCATAGCGCCAGGGTTGGCACGGAAGTATGGTATGCTGATGGTATAGCTACTGCGTATACTGTCGGTGATATTGACGAGATGTGCATCCAGATTGGCCTGGACATATTCGCTTTTTAACTGCAGTTGAGTGACAAGGTCTTTCATATCACCGCGGAACATCCCGGTGATAAGCATATCTTCCGGTATCCGGGGGGTATCCGGTAAAGTTCCCGCTGGTAGCCAGGCCCGCAGCGGTTTATTGCCGGTTTGTATGTAGAGATTTGGCAGATTGGCGCTGAACTGATTAGGATCGGTGGCATGCTGTACCTGGCTTTCGTCGGCTTTTATGATGTTGCCGTTATGGTCATTAAGATACAGTTGTTTGATATTGAGCGTACCCAGTGTTCCTTTCAGTATAGCCGACAGCGTTAGTTCCTTATCCCAGAGCGGGGCAAATGATTTGTTTTTCCTGGCATCCGGAACAAAGGGCAGCCACTCTCCCAGTGCAACATGAACAGAGTCGAGGCTGGCATCCAGTCCGAGCTGATCCAGGTTATCGGCAATGCCGGACCAGGAGGGAACTGTAACGATAATCTGTTTTCGGAATGTACTTTTATTTGTTTGTAGCAAGAAGTTTTTGAGGGCCAGCATATGCGGTGTAAAAAGCACATCCATATTTGCTTTCCTGATGGCAAACCCAGATCGCTCGCTGGCAGTAAGCGACTTAATATGAACGGCAGTACTGTCTGGTTTATATCGGAGGTTAGCGATTTTGCTGGCGAAGCTGGTCAGCAGCAGGTGATTGTAGTCGGGATCAGGGCCGGCGGCTTTGGGAGCCGGACCATTGTCGTAGCGCAAGGCGATGTGGTCCAGATTTACCAGGTTGGCGAATACCTGCCAGGTATTCGGAGTGGTATCTTTTGGGATGGCGGGAATGGTATCTTTTGCCGGCAACATCATCACAACACCGGTGGTGTTATTGATGGAAAGGTCGCCCACCTGTATGCGGGTAGAATCCTGATCCAGGTTGCTGTTGCGTAGCAGCAGGGAGCCAATCCGCCAGGTGGTGGAAATACCGGAGCCTTCATCAGCATATTGGAAGCTTGAATTGTTGAGCTGTAGTTTTTTTAGCAGCAGGTGCAGCGAGGGGCTGTTGGTATCGGCGGGTGGTGGCGGAGGGGCTGCCGCAGCGGGTATACGCGGTATATATTGTTGACGGAAAAAGCCCCGCAACCCATCGAGTTTAATGCCGCGGAATGCGTATACACCGTCATCTATCAGCAGGTCGTCCGGATCAACAAAAAGATTATCCCAGGCCAGCACCGCGTTCATACCGCCTGGAGCATCCAGGTAGCTTACCCTGACATGGCGGAGGGAAATATCTTTCAGGCGGAACTGCATGGTAGTGCCCGTAGCGGGAGAAATAGTATCCGGCGTGGTAGCAGGACTTACAAAAGCGTTGATAATAAACTGATAGTTAAAAACGGAATCGGTTGGATGCCGGTAGGCATTTACAATGAGGCTATCCCACTCCAGTTTGTCTATTTTCAGTTCATTGCCGATCAGTGAGAGCAGGTTGTAATGTACTTTGAGAGAACCGGTATAAAAGAGCGCCTGGTTGGAGGTATCGGCAACATACACATTACGAAGCTCCAGGTATTGCCACCATCTGACACGGAGATATCCAATCTGTACTTTGGTATGTAGTTTTTTTCTGAGATAACTTTCCCCCTGATCTCTCAGGTAGCTCTGGACACCGCTCAGTTGGAGTAATAAAACAAGTATTACGGGCAGAAAGAGCACCGCAACAATTGGCCATAAAATCCATCGCCACCAGCGGCGGCGGCCCTTTTTTTCTCCTGTTTCAGCTGGTTCTGTCACTATGATGTATTACGATAGTAAATTACTTAATATAAACGCAAAAGTGTATTTATGGTTTATTTGCGGGCAGGATAGTGCACCTGGCATTCGCCAGCGGGGTACAACAAAATCCATACCTTCGGGTAACAGGAATAAATAGTATTTGCAAGAATACATTAAATACGGTAACGGACACACTATTTTTTGGGTGCAGGATAAAAATGAATATGTGAAGCAGCGGTAACGGATCGTTGAAAATGGGGAGCTGTAGCAGGTTAAGAGGTAACCAAAAGATATTATTGTTTTATCACAGGTTTATTCCGTTGATTAAACCGATAGATGTAATACTCCAACTGATCTTTTTTTTCCCGGTCTGCTCTGAATTCGTCCAACAGCGTACTATCCTGGGGGAGTATATATTTACGGAGATTATAAGGGCTAAGATCCAGTATTTCACCGGTAACAATATTGAGTACTTTCTTGATGACAACAGGGGTGCTGATGTTATTAACAGTCATATCGGCCTGGTTGACATACCCGCGGGAAGGTTGCAGGCCATGTTGGGTGTAGATACAATAATAGCCGGTTTCTTCCAGTTTATTTAGCCCGTTGTCTTTTATATAGATATTTTTTCCATCACAGAATCCCCAGTACTTTTTCACTTTATGTTCCTGGCCGGAGGCGTCCCGGAGAATGAGCTCATTCCTGTTGGCGAGCAGGTATATCTGTGCAGCAGTGCTACGGTCTTTAATCAGAAGGTCGCCTTCTTCAGATGGGTTATTGGTCTGAAACTCTTCAAATGTTTTGTATAGTCCCTTTTTCAGCCTGGAAGCTTCGGTGATGAGCACCGGTTGCCGCACCGTTTGTGCGGCGGAAGAGAGCACAAACAACAGCAAACACCAAAGACACAACATTTGTTTCATGTGAACAAATGTATCCGGTTTGAGATTGGAATGGAGCAGAAATAGCTGAATGGGCTTATTTCTTCTGCTGGCCTGATAATTATATCTCCGACTTAAACAGGAAGAGATAAAAAACTATAGGCCGGGTAAAAACCCGGCCCGGCTGAAGGTTACAACAAAATCTAAACCTGCTTATGAGAAAAATGTTAATTCATTTGATCTTACAACGCCATTGCCTGCAGCGAATGGTCTTTACTTTCCAGTTGAGAGCTTCCCATCAGGAATTCATCAACTTTTCTGGCACATTCCCGTCCTTCACTGATGGCCCATACTACCAGAGACTGGCCGCGGCGCATATCTCCGGCGGTAAATACCTTCGGAATAGAAGTAAGGTAATCTTTTTCAGTGGCTTTTACATTCCCACGTTCATCTTTTTCCACTTCCAGTTGATCCAGAAGTCCGGTATGCTGCGGATGAACGAAGCCCATTGCCAGTAAAGCGAGCTCGCAGGGCAGATCCCTTTCAGAGCCAGGTACTTCAGAGAACTTTGCCGGACGGCCATCTGAACTGGAAGTCCATTCGATATCCACAACACGTAAAGCTTTCAGATGTCCTTTATCGTCACCGATGAAAGATTTCGTCGCAATTGCCCAGTGACGGTCTGCGCCTTCTTCGTGTGAAGAAGAAGTTTTCAGGATCATCGGATAAGTTGGCCAGGGCATGAACGGAGTACGTTCTCCCGGAGGCTTAGGCAGCAATTCCAGCTGAGTGACGCTGATAGCACCATGACGGTTACTGGTTCCGACACAGTCGGAACCGGTATCTCCACCACCTATCACAATCACATTCCTGCCTGTAGCCATAATATCATGGCCATCAACGGGGAGATTACCTACCCTTTTATTCTGCTGTTTCAGGAAATCCATTGCGTAATGAACGCCTTTCAACTCACGGCCTGCGATTGGCAGATCGCGCGGAATGGTAGATCCTCCTGCCAGTACTATAGCATTATACTCTCTCAGAAGATCGTTCGTACTAATATTAACCCCAACATTTGCATTGCACAGGAACACCACTCCTTCTTCTTCCATCAGTTTCACGCGGCGTTCTACCACCCATTTCTCCAGTTTGAAGTCGGGGATACCGTAGCGGAGAAGACCGCCAGGCGCATCATCGCGTTCGAAAACGGTTACAGAGTGACCTGCATAGTTCAGTTGGGCAGCAGCAGCGAGCCCGGCAGGACCGGAACCGATAACAGCTACTTTTTTACCGGTACGTACCCGGGGAGTTTTAGCCTGAACGAGGCCTTTATCGAAAGCGATTTCAATAATATGTCTTTCTATTTCCTCAATAGCCACCGGCGGCTGATTAATACCCAACACACAGGCGCTTTCACAAGGAGCCGGACAAATACGGCCGGTAAATTCCGGAAAGTTATTGGTGGATGTCAGAATATCATATGCTTCTTTCCAGTCCTGGCGGTATACAGCATCGTTAAATTCCGGAATCACGTTACCCAGCGGGCAACCGCTATGGCAAAAGGGCACGCCGCAGTTCATACAGCGGGCAGCCTGCTGATTTAATTTGTTTTCAGGGAAACGATCTACGAATTCATTGTAGTGCTTAACCCTTTCCCGGGGATCTGTTTTCCCGGGCAACTCGCGTGTAAATTCCAGGAATCCTGTAGGCTTACCCATAATTTTCCTCCACAAGTCCCTTACCTGCAAGGGATATTTTGAATGATGAATGTTAATTTTTTTCTCAGTGACCTACTTTCTGTCCCTGTACTTTACCTGATTTCAACACAGCCTTGTATTCTTTCGGGAATACTTTTACGAAGTGGCGCAGTTGGTTTTCCCAGTCTTTCAGGATAAACTTAGCTACGGTGCTGTTCGTATAGGCATGGTGTTTAGTGATCAGATCCTGCAGCAGAGTTACATCTTCCTGGTCCAGCGGATCGAGGTCGATCATATCCCTGTTGCATTGGTTGGCGAAATTGCCCTTGATATCGTATACATAAGCGATACCACCGCTCATACCGGCACCGAAGTTACGGCCGGTTTCCCCGAGGATAACGGCTTTACCACCGGTCATGTATTCGCATCCGTGATCGCCTACTCCTTCCACTACTATGGTAGCACCGGAGTTACGCACGCCGAAACGTTCGCCCGCTTTACCGCGGATATAGGCATCGCCGGAGGTAGCACCATAGAAGCAAACGTTACCGGCAATGATATTTTCTTCTGCTTTAAATCCGGCTTCGCCCTGCGGATACAGGATCAGTTTTGATCCGGACAGGCCCTTACCGAAGTAGTCGTTAGCTTCTCCTTCCAGTTCCAGCGTCAGACCTTTTGTAGTAAAGGCGCCGAAGCTCTGGCCTGCAGATCCGGTAAATTTAAAGTGGAGGGTATCTTCCGGCAGTCCTTCACTCTTATAACGTTTAGATACTTCGTTAGAGAGGATGGTACCAACTGTACGGTCCGTATTTTTAACAGTATACTGTTGATATACGCGTGCTTTCTTTTCCAGTGCGGGCTGTGCGGCTTTCAACAGCTGCCAGTCGAGCACTTCGGCAATACCATGATCTTGTTCTTCCTGTTTATAAAGACCGGTTTCAGCAGAAGCCTGTTCTTTATACAGGATCGGAGAAAGATCCAGTTTCTGTGCTTTCCAGTTGCCGATGTTATCGCGCACCTGGAGGCATTCTACCTGGCCTACCATTTCGTTGATGGTTCTGAAGCCTAGTTCAGCCATGATTTCGCGGAGTTCTTCCACGAGGAAGGTGAACAGGTTCACTACGTGCTGCGGATCGCCGGTGAAGCGTTTCCGCAGTTCCGGATCCTGGGTAGCAACACCCACAGGGCAGGTATTCACATGGCATTTACGCATCATGATACAACCTTCCACTACCAG
The genomic region above belongs to Chitinophaga sp. 180180018-3 and contains:
- a CDS encoding glutamate synthase subunit beta; translated protein: MGKPTGFLEFTRELPGKTDPRERVKHYNEFVDRFPENKLNQQAARCMNCGVPFCHSGCPLGNVIPEFNDAVYRQDWKEAYDILTSTNNFPEFTGRICPAPCESACVLGINQPPVAIEEIERHIIEIAFDKGLVQAKTPRVRTGKKVAVIGSGPAGLAAAAQLNYAGHSVTVFERDDAPGGLLRYGIPDFKLEKWVVERRVKLMEEEGVVFLCNANVGVNISTNDLLREYNAIVLAGGSTIPRDLPIAGRELKGVHYAMDFLKQQNKRVGNLPVDGHDIMATGRNVIVIGGGDTGSDCVGTSNRHGAISVTQLELLPKPPGERTPFMPWPTYPMILKTSSSHEEGADRHWAIATKSFIGDDKGHLKALRVVDIEWTSSSDGRPAKFSEVPGSERDLPCELALLAMGFVHPQHTGLLDQLEVEKDERGNVKATEKDYLTSIPKVFTAGDMRRGQSLVVWAISEGRECARKVDEFLMGSSQLESKDHSLQAMAL